Proteins encoded in a region of the Scomber scombrus chromosome 16, fScoSco1.1, whole genome shotgun sequence genome:
- the gja4 gene encoding gap junction protein alpha 4, with product MSRADWSFLEHLLEEGQEYSTGIGRIWLTVLFLFRVLVLGTAAESAWDDEQALFICNTGQPGCTAVCYDKAFPISHFRYFVLQIILVSTPTIFYFGYVAVRAKSLKNKEEENDNKQAEEESGRNDRGETVTESNNNAKKDIAEENVKEENVGKGRKAEGSPPEAPKLKGRLLCAYTFSILLKIFIEVGFIVGLWLLYGFFIPARFECTRSPCPHTVDCFVSRPTEKTIFTIYTQVIAVISLLLNFIELLHLLQLAITHRLEKRYRAEREDYIRLSRQVPALQESPQLQAEAQQSYITESHAYLPVQAEATGDLAIEVNWGPAEAGNDILPSYMNCMGAIRTIHSPRVHYKKHPHHTGKNTKSTHKGHSNQKHYV from the coding sequence ATGTCCAGAGCTGACTGGAGCTTTCTGGAGCATCTGCTGGAGGAGGGCCAGGAGTATTCGACAGGCATTGGTCGTATCTGGCTTACCGTACTCTTCTTGTTTCGCGTGTTGGTACTTGGAACAGCTGCCGAATCTGCCTGGGATGACGAGCAAGCTCTCTTTATCTGCAACACGGGACAACCTGGCTGTACTGCCGTATGCTACGACAAAGCTTTTCCCATCTCCCACTTCCGCTACTTTGTCCTTCAAATTATCTTGGTCTCCACGCCAACCATCTTCTACTTTGGATATGTGGCTGTAAGGGCTAAGAGCCTCAAAAataaagaggaggaaaatgataACAAGCAAGCAGAAGAAGAGAGTGGCAGAAATGACAGAGGAGAAACTGTGACAGAAAGTaataacaatgcaaaaaaagacattgcaGAAGAGAACGTGAAAGAGGAGAATGTTGGGAAAGGTAGAAAAGCTGAAGGAAGTCCTCCCGAGGCTCCTAAACTGAAAGGCAGACTGCTGTGTGCATATACATTCAGTATTCTGCTCAAAATCTTCATAGAAGTGGGCTTCATAGTGGGGCTGTGGTTGCTTTATGGCTTCTTCATTCCAGCAAGATTTGAGTGCACAAGGAGCCCATGTCCCCATACAGTGGACTGCTTTGTCTCTCGACCCACAGAGAAGACCATCTTCACCATCTACACTCAGGTGATCGCTGTGATTTCCCTGCTCCTCAACTTCATTgagctcctccacctccttcagCTTGCCATCACCCATCGGCTAGAAAAACGCTACCGCGCCGAGCGGGAGGACTACATACGTTTGTCAAGACAGGTACCAGCCTTACAAGAGAGTCCCCAACTCCAAGCAGAGGCGCAACAATCTTACATAACAGAGAGCCATGCTTACCTTCCCGTGCAGGCTGAGGCTACAGGGGATCTGGCAATAGAGGTGAATTGGGGACCTGCAGAGGCTGGAAATGACATACTCCCCAGTTACATGAACTGCATGGGGGCTATAAGGACAATACATTCCCCTAGAGTTCATTATAAGAAACATCCACATCACACTGGGAAAAACACTAAGAGTACCCATAAGGGACACTCAAATCAGAAGCATTATGTATGA